In Persephonella sp., one genomic interval encodes:
- a CDS encoding HAMP domain-containing sensor histidine kinase yields the protein MKLDQFLKARLKITLLISAISTFILAAFAGSIYYFYKEQILYEISDELKSTAFEVSKVVENPLRDFSIVKNVNIPEDTYLCVYNYDAKMVFYKHKLCEIKNFFSGFRVIGYDVVFGTSIKKNGNLYYIYVGKNLSRILASIDKLKLILIYVTFVLSTVILVFSFLISKKILSPIKETVEKQERFTQNVSHDLRTPLTVISSNLYLIKQKNFKNVEKNIENIAKTVEYMKSIVSDLLFISQIGEKEKKPVNINELIKKQLHLLSPKIEEKNIGVIFKEEDQITIEANQADMEKLFSNLLENAIKYNCENGEIIITIKKKQVSIKNTGKLIKKENLDKIFERFYREDEARTSEGSGLGLAIVKEIADFYKLKIKVKVEGVHNEFIVRF from the coding sequence AAAGCAAGATTAAAAATAACCCTTCTTATTTCAGCAATATCAACCTTTATTCTCGCAGCCTTCGCAGGTAGTATCTACTACTTTTATAAAGAACAAATCCTGTATGAAATATCAGATGAGCTCAAAAGCACTGCCTTTGAAGTATCTAAAGTAGTTGAAAATCCTCTCAGGGATTTCTCTATAGTAAAAAATGTTAATATTCCGGAAGACACATATTTGTGCGTTTATAACTATGATGCAAAAATGGTTTTTTACAAACATAAATTATGCGAGATAAAAAATTTCTTTTCAGGTTTTCGGGTTATAGGCTATGACGTTGTTTTTGGAACTTCCATAAAGAAAAACGGAAATCTTTATTATATCTATGTCGGAAAAAATCTAAGTAGAATATTGGCAAGTATAGACAAGCTCAAACTCATATTAATTTATGTAACTTTTGTTTTATCAACTGTTATTCTCGTTTTTTCCTTTTTAATATCCAAAAAAATATTGTCTCCAATCAAAGAAACAGTAGAAAAACAGGAAAGATTCACACAAAACGTATCCCACGACCTTAGAACACCGCTGACAGTAATTTCATCTAATCTATATTTAATAAAACAAAAAAACTTTAAAAATGTTGAAAAAAACATTGAAAATATAGCAAAAACAGTTGAATATATGAAAAGTATTGTATCTGACCTGCTATTTATAAGCCAGATAGGAGAGAAAGAAAAAAAGCCTGTAAATATAAATGAACTCATTAAAAAGCAGCTTCACCTTCTTTCTCCAAAAATAGAAGAAAAAAATATAGGTGTGATATTCAAGGAAGAAGACCAGATTACAATAGAAGCAAATCAAGCAGATATGGAAAAATTGTTTTCTAATCTTCTTGAAAATGCCATTAAATATAATTGTGAAAACGGAGAAATAATAATAACAATAAAGAAAAAACAGGTTTCAATAAAAAATACCGGTAAATTAATCAAAAAAGAGAATTTAGACAAAATATTTGAGAGATTTTACAGGGAAGATGAAGCCAGAACATCTGAGGGTTCTGGACTTGGTCTTGCAATAGTAAAAGAAATTGCAGACTTTTATAAACTGAAAATAAAAGTTAAAGTAGAAGGTGTTCACAACGAATTTATAGTAAGGTTCTAA